The Chloroflexota bacterium genome window below encodes:
- the nuoL gene encoding NADH-quinone oxidoreductase subunit L, whose product MSAIPEFAVWSIFLIPIFAFAVISFIIRPFLNKKAQLAGYVAIAGIGASLLLALWTLASVLQADGHELEFHAHEWAVIGSTQINLGLMVDSLTAVMLVVITVCSFLIQIYSQGYMRGDAGYCRYFAFMSLFTGSMLGLVLADNLIQLYVFWELVGLCSYLLIGFWFHRPSAVAAAKKAFLVTRLGDLGLLAAILFLYFKTGTFDIGQLQTIAGTLAGGTLTLAAIGIFAGAVGKSAQFPLHVWLPDAMEGPTPVSALIHSSTMVTAGVFLVARCFPIFAGSEAALTVVATIGAFTAIFAASMALVATDIKRVLAYCTISQLGYMMLGLGAAGMAIAKGGNVTLEAAKLAAAIGIFHLFNHAFAKALLFLGAGSVNHATGTFDMRQMGGLRKRMPWTYVTFLIGSISIVGIWPLSCFWSKDAILVEAYRLGDVRISLFFLGMITAFMTAIYMFRAVFLTFHGEYRGGAHGDGGHAQPHESPKVMLIPMFIFAILAITSGWVNVNGWFDRFFGGSEVYGWTHAFTIFIDNSYIALISLIIALLGVDLANAMYGAKWISAEEMGRMFRTLYRICYRKYWMDELYERVIVVRLLMNGIFRVLQLFDTYIVDGVVNGVAGGAIVAGRVIRNAETGRLQTYGLIMFLGILVIVGLVYWVR is encoded by the coding sequence ATGTCTGCTATTCCGGAATTTGCTGTCTGGTCGATCTTTCTGATCCCCATTTTCGCCTTCGCTGTCATTTCATTCATAATCCGTCCTTTCTTAAACAAGAAGGCACAGCTTGCCGGGTATGTTGCTATTGCCGGTATTGGTGCATCGCTTCTGCTGGCTTTATGGACTCTGGCCAGCGTACTGCAGGCGGATGGGCATGAACTGGAATTCCATGCTCATGAATGGGCGGTTATTGGCAGCACACAGATCAACCTGGGGCTCATGGTGGACTCGCTGACGGCGGTGATGCTGGTAGTAATCACCGTGTGCAGTTTCCTGATCCAGATCTACTCCCAGGGCTATATGCGCGGCGATGCCGGCTATTGCCGCTACTTTGCCTTCATGTCGCTGTTCACCGGCTCCATGCTGGGCCTGGTCCTGGCGGATAACCTGATTCAACTCTATGTCTTCTGGGAGCTGGTGGGTTTATGTTCCTATCTTCTTATCGGCTTCTGGTTCCACCGTCCGTCGGCGGTCGCAGCGGCCAAGAAGGCCTTCCTGGTCACCCGCTTGGGTGATTTAGGCTTGCTGGCGGCTATCCTTTTCCTCTACTTCAAGACTGGCACCTTTGATATCGGCCAGTTGCAGACTATAGCGGGGACTCTGGCAGGGGGCACTTTGACTCTGGCAGCTATAGGCATCTTTGCCGGAGCGGTAGGGAAGTCAGCCCAGTTCCCGCTTCACGTGTGGTTGCCAGATGCTATGGAAGGCCCTACGCCGGTCAGTGCCCTGATCCATTCCTCCACCATGGTGACGGCCGGTGTCTTCCTGGTGGCTCGTTGTTTTCCCATATTCGCTGGCTCTGAAGCAGCCCTGACCGTAGTGGCTACCATTGGTGCTTTTACCGCCATCTTCGCTGCTTCCATGGCTCTGGTGGCGACCGACATCAAGCGGGTACTGGCATACTGTACCATCAGCCAACTGGGCTACATGATGCTCGGGTTAGGGGCTGCCGGCATGGCCATCGCCAAGGGGGGCAATGTGACGCTGGAGGCAGCTAAGCTGGCTGCTGCCATAGGCATATTCCACCTTTTCAACCATGCCTTTGCCAAGGCCCTGCTCTTTCTCGGGGCGGGCAGCGTCAACCATGCTACGGGAACCTTCGACATGCGGCAGATGGGGGGGCTGCGCAAGCGTATGCCCTGGACGTATGTCACCTTTCTCATCGGTTCTATCAGCATAGTGGGTATCTGGCCACTCTCATGTTTCTGGAGCAAGGATGCGATTCTGGTTGAAGCCTACCGCCTGGGCGACGTGCGAATTAGCCTCTTCTTCTTAGGTATGATCACTGCTTTTATGACGGCTATCTACATGTTCAGGGCGGTCTTTCTCACTTTCCACGGTGAGTATCGGGGTGGGGCTCACGGTGACGGTGGTCATGCACAGCCTCACGAATCGCCGAAGGTGATGCTCATCCCCATGTTTATCTTCGCCATACTGGCTATCACCTCCGGGTGGGTCAATGTGAATGGCTGGTTTGATCGGTTCTTTGGCGGAAGCGAGGTTTATGGATGGACGCATGCCTTCACCATATTCATCGACAATAGCTACATAGCGCTCATATCGCTTATTATCGCTCTTTTAGGGGTTGATCTTGCCAATGCAATGTATGGCGCCAAATGGATATCGGCAGAGGAGATGGGCAGAATGTTCCGGACCTTATACAGGATATGCTACAGGAAATACTGGATGGACGAGCTTTATGAGCGGGTCATAGTGGTCAGGCTGTTGATGAACGGTATCTTCAGGGTTCTTCAGCTATTTGATACCTACATAGTTGATGGTGTGGTGAACGGAGTAGCCGGGGGGGCTATAGTTGCTGGCAGGGTTATCCGAAATGCTGAAACAGGGCGACTGCAGACTTATGGCTTGATCATGTTCCTGGGGATTCTGGTGATCGTGGGGCTGGTCTACTGGGTCAGGTAG
- a CDS encoding NADH-quinone oxidoreductase subunit J yields the protein MTLDVAFWVLAVVCVGAALAVVFVRDVFRAALFLILCFFTVAGIYITLNADFLAAVQVLIYVGAVSVLLIFAIMLTRDAKQGSPSGRLRVPALIIGLVLLGVMIGSILSFDWQPSGEMSGMVRTQDIAGLLFSESGFVLAFEIAGLMLLAAIIGAIVLLREK from the coding sequence ATGACGTTGGACGTTGCTTTCTGGGTTCTGGCAGTGGTGTGTGTGGGGGCAGCGCTGGCTGTGGTCTTTGTTAGAGATGTGTTCCGTGCTGCCCTTTTTCTCATCCTGTGCTTTTTCACTGTGGCCGGAATATACATTACTCTCAATGCCGATTTTCTGGCTGCAGTGCAGGTCCTGATCTATGTCGGTGCAGTGTCGGTGCTGCTTATCTTCGCTATCATGCTGACCAGGGACGCAAAGCAGGGCAGCCCGTCAGGCAGGTTGAGGGTACCTGCCCTTATTATTGGCCTGGTGCTCCTGGGAGTAATGATCGGCTCTATCCTCAGCTTTGACTGGCAGCCATCTGGGGAGATGAGTGGCATGGTCAGGACGCAGGATATTGCCGGGCTGCTCTTTTCGGAAAGTGGCTTTGTTCTGGCCTTCGAGATTGCCGGATTGATGCTTCTGGCAGCAATAATAGGGGCTATTGTATTGCTGAGGGAGAAATAG
- a CDS encoding NADH-quinone oxidoreductase subunit C: MTKLLLGQDVARQIIEHWPQSIVESNPEWIVISPESLFQVAQFLKTAPGLEFDYLTCITGVDYLDYLEVVYHLTSIMHNHSAVLKVKCSRDNPQVPSVVSLWRGADYQEREIYDLLGIIFVGHPNLKRIFLWEGFQGHPLRRDYL, encoded by the coding sequence ATGACGAAATTGCTTCTGGGTCAGGATGTTGCCAGACAGATAATCGAGCATTGGCCGCAGTCTATTGTTGAGTCCAATCCGGAGTGGATCGTTATCAGCCCCGAATCGCTTTTCCAGGTAGCCCAGTTTCTTAAGACCGCCCCCGGGCTTGAATTTGATTACCTTACCTGCATCACCGGTGTGGACTACCTGGATTACCTTGAGGTGGTTTATCATCTGACCTCGATAATGCATAACCATAGTGCAGTCCTCAAGGTGAAGTGCAGTCGTGATAATCCTCAGGTGCCCTCTGTCGTCAGCCTGTGGCGCGGCGCTGACTACCAGGAAAGAGAGATCTACGATCTACTGGGCATCATCTTCGTGGGGCATCCTAACCTGAAGCGCATCTTCCTCTGGGAAGGATTTCAGGGGCATCCTCTGAGGCGGGATTACCTATGA
- the nuoH gene encoding NADH-quinone oxidoreductase subunit NuoH yields MTLWPAGNYWAHFGVFAAIIIAFVLLTVMAFIWFERRAFGTFQLRWGPNRAGPFGFFQPVADAIKVLLKEDIVPAAADKLIHWLAPVIVFLPVLLIFAVIPLYKGHGLVPDLNTGILYVVAISTMSVVGVFMAGWASNNKYSLLGGMRAIAQMVSYEIPLVISIISIVLLSGSLSMYAIVGSQDIPFFLVTPLGFLIFLLSAMAEINRGPFDLLEADSEIVAGFHTEYSGMKFAMFYLAEYGHALAMSAIAATLFLGGWRGPGDGYAAIGVMWLLAKVFFIFFLLIWMRVTFPRLRVDQLMGFGWKFLFPLALINLFIVAAEVVYWGDITWWMILVNFGAAGVLILVWSRLFKLGGGRVEIEA; encoded by the coding sequence ATGACGCTTTGGCCTGCCGGCAACTACTGGGCTCATTTTGGCGTATTTGCCGCCATTATTATTGCCTTTGTGCTGCTTACGGTGATGGCTTTTATCTGGTTCGAGCGCCGGGCATTCGGGACATTCCAGCTGCGGTGGGGCCCAAACCGCGCCGGTCCTTTTGGTTTTTTTCAGCCGGTAGCTGATGCCATCAAGGTACTACTGAAAGAGGATATTGTACCTGCCGCAGCAGATAAACTGATCCATTGGCTGGCTCCGGTCATTGTCTTCCTCCCGGTATTGCTGATATTTGCGGTGATACCTCTCTACAAGGGCCACGGGCTTGTCCCTGATTTGAACACCGGTATTCTCTATGTAGTGGCTATCAGCACCATGAGTGTGGTGGGGGTATTCATGGCCGGATGGGCCTCAAACAATAAGTACTCACTTCTTGGTGGCATGCGTGCCATAGCCCAGATGGTAAGCTATGAGATACCGCTGGTAATCTCGATTATCAGCATTGTATTGCTGTCGGGCTCTCTGTCCATGTATGCCATTGTGGGATCGCAGGATATCCCCTTTTTTCTGGTGACGCCTCTGGGGTTCCTGATTTTCTTGCTCAGTGCCATGGCTGAGATCAATAGAGGCCCCTTTGATCTTCTGGAGGCAGACTCGGAGATTGTGGCCGGTTTTCATACGGAATACTCCGGAATGAAGTTTGCCATGTTTTATCTTGCCGAGTACGGCCATGCCCTGGCTATGTCGGCGATTGCAGCCACCCTGTTTCTCGGTGGCTGGCGGGGTCCGGGGGATGGCTATGCTGCTATTGGCGTTATGTGGTTACTGGCGAAGGTCTTCTTCATCTTCTTTCTGCTCATCTGGATGAGGGTTACCTTCCCCCGACTGCGGGTAGATCAGTTGATGGGTTTTGGCTGGAAATTCCTGTTTCCCCTGGCGTTGATCAACCTGTTCATTGTTGCCGCCGAGGTGGTCTATTGGGGAGATATCACCTGGTGGATGATCCTCGTGAATTTTGGGGCTGCCGGCGTTTTGATACTGGTATGGTCCAGGCTCTTCAAATTAGGAGGAGGCAGGGTTGAAATTGAAGCTTGA
- a CDS encoding TIGR04190 family B12-binding domain/radical SAM domain protein, with amino-acid sequence MSKPELILLHAPSNYDFRERSVVYGPISDVIPSTPIFEMYPIGFISIAAYLEKAGISTRVVNIANRMLTEPRFNVEHFLSKLHPLAFGIDLHWLPHAQGSLELARLVKKLHPSIPVIFGGLSSTYFYEELIAYPQVDFVVRGDSTEEPVLRLMRRIKSGAPVDDVPNLSWKDREGKAHHNALSWVPTNLDDLPLDYAYPVKSVIKYRSLAGMLPFVNWLDYPITAVFTCRGCTLNCRSCGGSHFAFKGMCHREGVAYRSPLLVTEDICSIQRYLRGPVFIIGDIRQAGDDYADELLNTMSRKGVKGPIVLELFGPAGKDFFQKVSKAIPNFNIQMSPESHDEGVRHAFGKGWRNADIEETMRAAVENNCRRFDLFYMIGLPKQDCASVMATVDYLGGLLKEFGGKGVVHPHISPLAPFIDPGSQVFDRPEEYGYRLFYRTLEEHRQALLSPTWSYMLSYETEWLSRQEIVDVTYEAALGFNRIKRDYGVITATVAEQVETRIKRDMQLIHAIDRRVPGHGTMLGEQGEKELALAATCLKRELQWPARSFLRSMPRILWGLCRLGL; translated from the coding sequence ATGAGCAAGCCTGAACTGATACTGTTGCATGCCCCGAGCAACTATGATTTCAGGGAACGTTCCGTAGTATACGGCCCCATAAGCGATGTCATCCCCTCGACCCCCATCTTTGAGATGTACCCCATAGGCTTCATCAGCATCGCCGCCTATCTGGAGAAGGCAGGGATATCTACCAGGGTGGTGAACATCGCCAACCGTATGCTGACAGAACCGCGCTTCAATGTGGAGCATTTCCTGAGCAAGCTTCATCCGCTGGCGTTTGGCATTGACCTTCATTGGTTACCCCATGCGCAGGGCAGCCTGGAATTGGCCCGGCTGGTTAAGAAGCTCCATCCCTCGATCCCGGTTATCTTCGGTGGTTTATCGTCCACTTACTTTTATGAGGAACTGATCGCGTATCCTCAGGTTGATTTTGTGGTGCGTGGCGATTCCACCGAAGAGCCTGTGCTTCGGCTCATGCGGCGCATAAAGTCCGGGGCTCCGGTCGATGATGTGCCTAATTTGAGCTGGAAGGATAGGGAGGGCAAAGCGCATCATAATGCGCTCTCCTGGGTCCCGACTAATCTGGATGATCTCCCTCTAGACTATGCCTACCCGGTTAAATCGGTGATCAAGTATCGCTCCCTGGCGGGCATGCTCCCCTTCGTTAACTGGCTGGACTACCCGATTACCGCGGTATTCACCTGTAGGGGCTGCACCTTGAACTGCCGCTCCTGTGGTGGGTCGCACTTCGCCTTCAAGGGCATGTGCCATAGAGAAGGGGTGGCTTACCGCAGTCCTCTCCTGGTGACCGAGGATATCTGCAGCATCCAGCGCTACCTGCGTGGGCCGGTGTTTATCATCGGAGATATCCGCCAGGCCGGGGATGACTATGCTGATGAACTTCTCAACACTATGAGCCGGAAGGGGGTAAAAGGGCCGATAGTATTGGAGCTCTTCGGACCGGCGGGGAAGGATTTTTTTCAAAAGGTCAGCAAAGCCATTCCTAATTTCAATATACAGATGTCTCCCGAGTCGCATGATGAAGGAGTACGGCATGCCTTTGGGAAGGGCTGGCGGAATGCTGACATTGAGGAGACGATGAGGGCGGCGGTGGAGAACAACTGCCGGAGGTTTGACCTTTTCTATATGATCGGGTTGCCGAAACAGGACTGCGCCTCGGTGATGGCTACGGTAGATTACCTTGGGGGACTGCTCAAGGAGTTCGGTGGCAAAGGAGTGGTGCATCCGCACATATCGCCGCTGGCCCCATTCATCGACCCGGGGAGTCAGGTGTTCGATCGGCCGGAGGAGTATGGCTATCGGTTGTTCTACCGGACCCTGGAAGAGCATCGCCAGGCGCTTCTTTCTCCTACCTGGAGCTACATGCTGAGCTATGAGACGGAGTGGCTCAGCCGTCAGGAAATAGTTGATGTCACCTATGAAGCGGCGCTAGGATTCAACCGCATAAAAAGGGATTACGGGGTTATAACTGCCACAGTAGCTGAGCAGGTGGAGACCAGGATTAAGAGGGACATGCAATTGATTCATGCTATCGATCGTCGGGTTCCAGGGCATGGCACGATGCTGGGAGAGCAGGGGGAAAAGGAACTGGCTCTGGCAGCGACTTGCCTAAAACGCGAGCTTCAGTGGCCCGCGCGGTCCTTCCTTCGCAGCATGCCCAGGATACTCTGGGGCCTTTGCAGGCTAGGCCTATGA
- the nuoK gene encoding NADH-quinone oxidoreductase subunit NuoK, translated as MSVGLEHYLVLSSILFCIGMYGALVKRNAVVILMCIEIMLNAVNIALVAFSRFVDPEGPVLSGQIFVIFIMVVAAAEAAVGLAIIVAIYRSRRTVDASKSDLMKG; from the coding sequence ATGTCCGTAGGTTTGGAACACTATCTGGTTCTTTCCTCAATCCTCTTCTGTATTGGCATGTATGGTGCTCTGGTCAAGCGCAACGCCGTGGTAATCCTGATGTGTATTGAGATCATGCTCAATGCGGTGAATATTGCCCTGGTGGCCTTTTCCAGATTCGTTGACCCTGAAGGGCCGGTGCTTTCCGGGCAGATATTTGTCATTTTTATTATGGTGGTAGCAGCGGCAGAGGCAGCAGTGGGCCTGGCTATTATCGTGGCTATCTACCGCAGCCGTCGGACTGTTGATGCCAGCAAGAGCGATCTGATGAAGGGATAA
- a CDS encoding NADH-quinone oxidoreductase subunit I, with the protein MKLKLDRYGLGLVKGMGVTLRHFFRRPITTRYPERRLTLSKRFRGYTLVWDRERCTGCATCAKSCLQGNIEIVTSKGTENNYVVEKFELDSGRCIFCGLCVESCPFEALFLGMEYERSAYRREELVLSKEQLKLVPGMQRSGYAYPKIAASLPQQDLLLEGKTGAKKR; encoded by the coding sequence TTGAAATTGAAGCTTGACAGGTATGGCCTGGGGTTGGTCAAGGGAATGGGGGTGACTCTCAGGCATTTCTTCCGCCGGCCCATCACCACCAGGTATCCGGAGAGAAGGCTCACGCTCTCGAAGCGGTTTCGCGGCTATACTCTGGTCTGGGACAGGGAAAGGTGCACGGGTTGTGCTACCTGTGCCAAGAGTTGCCTGCAGGGTAATATCGAGATTGTGACTTCCAAGGGGACGGAGAATAACTACGTAGTGGAGAAGTTCGAACTGGATAGCGGCCGCTGTATCTTCTGTGGTTTATGTGTTGAGTCATGCCCCTTCGAGGCGCTCTTTCTGGGGATGGAATACGAGCGATCTGCTTATCGCAGAGAGGAACTGGTGCTGTCCAAGGAACAACTGAAGCTGGTGCCGGGCATGCAGCGCAGCGGTTATGCCTACCCGAAAATTGCAGCCAGCTTGCCGCAGCAGGACCTCCTTCTGGAAGGCAAGACAGGAGCGAAGAAGCGATGA
- a CDS encoding NADH-quinone oxidoreductase subunit N yields MNYYLLTPELCLVGVAIAVILLDLVITRKGRLTIISIAGLAASIVVSVALWGRQDNSLFNGMLKADEFAIFFKVLLAGVAILVLLASRDYISRLSRFQGEYHALILLSVIGMMLMAASRDLITIYVSLELTSLSLYALVGFLKDAKSSEAGLKYLLLGAIASAVLLYGMALIFGITGETKLADIAAALPSGRVWENPLLLLGLVFLIAGFGFKMATVPFQMWVPDVYEGAPTTVTAYLSVASKAAGFAVVLRVFLEAFGGDVLPDWAMIFAVLGAITMTVGNIMAISQTNIKRMLGYSSIAQAGYLMVGLAAVSHAGEVSDPVVYGPTGLLFFIGCYAVANIGAFIAVIAVTNKTGSDDIESFAGMGSRAPLISLALTLCLISLIGLPPTAGFLAKFYLFNAAVHHDLVWLVIIAVVNTAISAYYYLRVVKVIWVGSPASNEGVPSGWALRAALGIACLGVLVLFFYPSPLLDLARDAARTVAGILLP; encoded by the coding sequence TTGAACTACTATCTGTTAACTCCTGAGCTGTGTCTTGTCGGCGTTGCCATAGCAGTGATTCTGCTTGACCTGGTGATCACCAGGAAGGGCCGGCTGACCATTATCAGCATTGCCGGTCTGGCAGCTTCTATAGTGGTCAGCGTAGCTCTGTGGGGCAGGCAGGACAACAGCCTCTTCAATGGCATGCTCAAGGCGGACGAATTCGCCATATTCTTCAAGGTACTTTTGGCCGGAGTGGCTATCCTGGTTCTCCTTGCTTCGAGGGATTACATCTCCAGGCTTTCCCGTTTTCAGGGGGAGTACCATGCACTGATCCTCCTGTCGGTCATAGGCATGATGCTTATGGCGGCCTCCAGGGATTTGATTACCATCTATGTTTCTCTGGAGCTGACCAGCCTGTCACTCTATGCATTGGTAGGCTTCCTGAAGGATGCCAAATCCAGCGAAGCAGGGCTGAAATATCTTCTCTTAGGGGCGATTGCCTCAGCCGTCCTGCTCTATGGCATGGCCCTGATCTTCGGGATCACCGGAGAGACCAAACTGGCTGATATTGCTGCCGCACTCCCTTCGGGCAGGGTGTGGGAGAATCCCCTGCTTCTTCTGGGCCTGGTTTTCTTGATAGCCGGCTTTGGTTTCAAGATGGCCACCGTTCCCTTCCAGATGTGGGTCCCTGATGTCTATGAAGGAGCGCCGACCACAGTCACTGCTTACCTTTCGGTGGCCAGCAAAGCAGCCGGGTTTGCAGTGGTGCTGCGGGTGTTCCTGGAAGCCTTTGGCGGGGACGTGCTTCCGGACTGGGCGATGATATTTGCTGTACTTGGGGCTATTACCATGACAGTGGGCAATATAATGGCCATATCTCAGACCAATATAAAGCGGATGCTGGGATACAGCAGCATTGCGCAGGCGGGTTATCTCATGGTGGGTCTGGCGGCGGTGAGCCATGCTGGTGAAGTCAGCGATCCTGTTGTGTATGGTCCCACAGGACTGCTCTTCTTCATCGGATGCTATGCTGTGGCCAATATCGGCGCTTTTATTGCTGTCATTGCTGTTACCAATAAGACGGGCAGTGATGACATTGAAAGCTTTGCGGGCATGGGGAGCCGGGCTCCTCTTATATCGCTGGCGCTGACCCTGTGCCTGATTTCTCTCATTGGCCTTCCCCCTACAGCCGGATTCCTGGCCAAGTTCTACCTTTTCAATGCGGCTGTACATCATGATCTGGTGTGGTTAGTGATCATAGCGGTAGTCAACACCGCTATCTCTGCCTACTACTATTTGAGGGTGGTGAAGGTGATCTGGGTTGGGTCTCCGGCATCAAACGAGGGCGTGCCCTCGGGTTGGGCGCTTCGCGCTGCCCTGGGCATTGCCTGTCTGGGCGTTCTGGTTCTTTTCTTCTATCCGTCGCCGCTGCTGGATCTGGCTCGGGATGCAGCCCGAACGGTAGCGGGCATACTCTTGCCCTGA
- a CDS encoding NADH-quinone oxidoreductase subunit M yields MEFADLHPLSLLIFLPVVGALLVAFIPGLGAGTIKRLAVCFTFASFALSLALFALFDRGDSGFQFVEKVSWIPQINVQYHLGVDGLNLPMVVLTTLLGFLAVLISWKVELRPREYFAWLLILESSILGVFCSLDLLLFFLFWEIEVVPMYFLISIWGGGRRAYSAMKYVIYTIMGSAMMLAGILTLYATAGSLDMTVLAGTDLGQFVAVIPLAATFWLFLLGFAVKLPVFPLHTWLPDAHTDAPTAVSVMLAGSLLKMGGYGMIRICVSVFPDIAREYAPIIVVFAVIGVLYGAVLTLRQTDLKRLIAYSSISHMGYVLLGIFALSNLSVAGAALQMFSHGMVTGLLFVMVGLVYDKTRVRDIPALGGLARQMPIIAVVFSIAGLAALGLPGTSGFAAEFLVFLGSFSSLTVAGIRVYTLLGVVGIVVTAGYILWMLERVFYREAKPRYDGVKDADTLELAYISVFVVVIMLVGIYPRILTDVISAGVKALPLT; encoded by the coding sequence TTGGAGTTTGCTGATCTTCATCCGCTGTCGCTGCTGATCTTTCTCCCTGTAGTGGGAGCGCTGCTCGTTGCCTTCATCCCCGGCCTTGGTGCAGGTACTATCAAACGGCTGGCCGTCTGTTTCACGTTTGCCTCCTTTGCTCTGTCGTTGGCTTTGTTCGCCCTGTTTGATCGGGGGGATAGTGGCTTTCAGTTTGTGGAGAAGGTCTCCTGGATCCCTCAAATCAATGTTCAGTATCATCTCGGCGTTGATGGACTGAACCTGCCCATGGTGGTGTTAACCACCCTGCTGGGTTTCCTGGCGGTCCTGATATCGTGGAAGGTTGAACTGAGACCGAGGGAGTACTTTGCCTGGCTGCTCATTCTGGAGTCGAGCATCCTGGGGGTTTTCTGCTCCCTGGATCTCCTGCTGTTTTTCCTCTTCTGGGAAATTGAAGTTGTCCCTATGTACTTCCTTATCTCCATCTGGGGTGGGGGCAGGAGGGCCTATTCGGCCATGAAGTACGTCATATATACCATCATGGGCAGCGCTATGATGCTGGCCGGAATCCTCACTCTTTATGCCACGGCTGGCAGCCTGGATATGACCGTGTTGGCAGGAACCGACCTGGGTCAATTTGTGGCGGTAATCCCGCTAGCCGCCACCTTCTGGCTCTTCCTGCTGGGCTTTGCGGTGAAGCTGCCGGTCTTCCCGTTGCATACGTGGCTGCCCGATGCCCACACTGATGCTCCCACAGCAGTCAGCGTAATGCTGGCCGGGTCTCTGCTGAAGATGGGGGGCTATGGCATGATCCGGATATGTGTCAGTGTCTTTCCCGATATCGCCAGAGAATATGCCCCTATTATTGTGGTGTTTGCTGTGATCGGTGTGCTGTATGGAGCAGTATTGACGCTGCGGCAGACCGATTTGAAGAGGCTGATCGCCTATAGCAGCATCAGCCACATGGGCTATGTGCTCCTGGGCATCTTCGCACTGTCGAATCTCAGTGTTGCCGGGGCTGCCTTACAGATGTTCAGCCATGGCATGGTTACCGGACTACTTTTTGTCATGGTGGGTTTGGTTTATGACAAGACCCGCGTGAGGGATATCCCTGCGCTGGGTGGGCTGGCCCGACAGATGCCTATTATCGCGGTGGTCTTCAGCATTGCCGGACTGGCCGCGCTGGGACTGCCTGGCACCAGTGGCTTTGCGGCTGAATTCCTGGTTTTTCTGGGCAGTTTTTCCAGTCTCACCGTTGCGGGCATCCGGGTCTATACCCTTCTGGGGGTGGTGGGGATTGTCGTTACTGCGGGCTACATATTGTGGATGCTGGAGCGGGTTTTCTACCGCGAAGCAAAGCCCCGATATGATGGTGTAAAGGATGCTGATACCCTTGAGCTGGCCTACATCTCCGTCTTTGTGGTTGTGATAATGCTCGTTGGTATCTATCCCAGGATTCTGACTGACGTTATCAGTGCGGGAGTAAAGGCACTGCCATTGACATGA
- a CDS encoding NADH-quinone oxidoreductase subunit D codes for MRTITEPIIVNIGPQHPSTHGIFRMRVVLDGEVVVDLEPIFGYLHRGIEKLAETRTYTQVIPLTDRLLYLSAMACNHAYVLAVEKLAGIRVPERAEYIRVIMDELMRISSHLMAVGFFFNDMGCSVYTPLLYMYREREKILDLFEMVCGQRLTYNYMRIGGVSQDVPEEFIPALKRFVAEMPGFINEYEQLLTENEIVLFRSKGVGILPKELAINSSASGPVLRASGVKWDIRRADPYSVYDHFEFEIPTGEAGDNYDRYRVRILEMRQSVRILEQAIKQLPGGEVCSKVPHLLHPPVGETYGHIETPQGEMGFYIVSDNSIAPYRLHIRPATLINLTALKDMVVGWKLADAIITFGSIDVCMAEVDR; via the coding sequence ATGAGAACAATCACTGAACCGATCATCGTCAATATAGGGCCGCAGCACCCCTCCACCCATGGTATCTTCCGGATGAGGGTTGTCCTTGATGGAGAGGTAGTTGTCGATCTGGAGCCGATTTTCGGTTACCTGCATCGGGGAATAGAGAAACTGGCCGAAACGAGGACCTACACCCAGGTTATCCCTCTCACCGACAGGTTACTCTACTTGAGCGCCATGGCCTGTAATCATGCGTATGTTCTTGCAGTGGAGAAGCTGGCCGGTATTCGTGTTCCTGAGAGAGCTGAATATATCAGGGTTATTATGGATGAGTTGATGCGCATCTCCAGCCATCTTATGGCGGTGGGCTTCTTCTTCAATGATATGGGCTGTTCCGTGTATACACCGCTCCTGTATATGTACCGGGAGAGGGAGAAAATCCTGGACTTATTCGAGATGGTCTGCGGGCAGCGCCTGACCTACAACTATATGCGCATCGGTGGGGTGAGCCAGGATGTGCCGGAGGAGTTCATACCTGCTTTGAAGAGGTTTGTGGCTGAGATGCCTGGTTTTATTAACGAGTATGAACAGCTTCTGACTGAAAACGAGATCGTTCTATTTCGCAGCAAGGGGGTGGGTATTCTGCCGAAAGAGCTGGCTATCAACTCATCAGCCAGTGGCCCGGTATTGCGTGCCAGCGGCGTGAAGTGGGACATCCGGCGAGCGGATCCATATTCTGTGTACGATCACTTTGAATTTGAAATCCCCACCGGTGAAGCAGGTGACAACTACGATCGCTATCGGGTGAGAATTCTGGAGATGCGGCAGAGCGTGCGTATCCTGGAGCAAGCCATAAAACAATTGCCTGGCGGAGAGGTGTGCTCCAAAGTGCCGCACCTGTTGCACCCACCTGTGGGGGAAACCTATGGACACATCGAAACCCCTCAGGGTGAGATGGGTTTCTATATAGTTTCGGACAATTCCATTGCTCCGTATCGCCTTCATATCCGGCCGGCTACGCTGATCAATCTTACGGCGCTTAAGGACATGGTTGTGGGCTGGAAATTAGCTGATGCCATTATCACGTTCGGCAGTATAGATGTCTGTATGGCTGAGGTGGATCGCTGA